In the Grimontia kaedaensis genome, one interval contains:
- a CDS encoding very short patch repair endonuclease, with product MEELSEARKRNMRAIKARDTKPELLIRQGLHSRGFRYRIAPKALPGKPDIWLPKYNTAIFINGCFWHLHRCHLSHIPNTRKQFWNDKLTGNAARDKRNMSALLKDGKRVLVVWECALKGKERLPEPSVFMLISTWIKSGAVFGELSGKGLKAVNERAQALWKLKAD from the coding sequence ATGGAAGAACTGTCCGAGGCCCGCAAGCGGAACATGCGGGCGATTAAAGCCAGAGACACAAAACCGGAATTGTTGATCCGCCAAGGGCTGCATTCCAGAGGCTTTCGCTATCGTATCGCTCCCAAAGCTCTTCCCGGCAAACCCGATATCTGGCTGCCTAAGTACAACACGGCAATATTTATCAACGGTTGCTTCTGGCATCTTCACCGTTGCCACTTATCCCACATCCCTAATACCCGAAAACAGTTCTGGAACGATAAGCTCACTGGCAATGCCGCCAGAGACAAAAGGAACATGTCTGCCCTTCTGAAAGACGGGAAAAGAGTACTAGTGGTTTGGGAGTGCGCCCTCAAAGGTAAAGAACGGTTACCTGAGCCATCTGTTTTTATGCTGATTTCAACCTGGATAAAGTCCGGTGCAGTGTTTGGGGAACTCAGCGGGAAAGGATTAAAAGCCGTGAATGAGCGCGCTCAGGCGTTATGGAAGCTAAAAGCAGATTAG
- a CDS encoding S41 family peptidase has protein sequence MKVLFGKTVCKPFWVFGLFCSSILVGCQSTGSANTPKESAPKAYAPSTPASAEQGYNDALNAMVNRFIRRYYKSSLDTLTPLANNRESVGQAFSRLLFNLDPIGVVLTDEEKKAFEDRYRDLFVYPLNLSTKQAQDFYTDYREKENLAISEMKNWLAENGAEVLKNAPDNALSLISADNGDLIDDRRAAFLTYKLVAINGFTDNPVETLRIIERQLDYHQSKTDRVDFSNIGLFIGALLPHSVTGVRYISEKEYEQTTLPPVPHIGATLAQKPACYSVTGITNTSTLNAGLMPLDCIVGVTRSGEFSALGDSNNAKLQELVTGMRGEMVTLHVLRNNGRNITFLDIPVPLQLDTLADFTSSENGIHTQGVDFSLMNVDGRRVAYIWMAYFYEGIAEATGEFLEANNPELVVFDLRGNQGGALPEMAGLAGLFLGDEGFGVYYDAFGRSKRVSSETSKVFDGKVLVLTDAQTNSGGEILAAGIQSSPDSTVIGKPTAGSPLVIQFRSLHHIYDLYDEKFGYISYPVMEFRRLDGSRLNEGILPDISWESELLKQSPYTLPYRNKADLEKELREVIRISGLFQ, from the coding sequence ATGAAAGTGCTTTTTGGAAAAACCGTGTGTAAGCCGTTTTGGGTGTTTGGCTTATTTTGCTCCTCTATACTTGTTGGCTGTCAGTCAACGGGAAGCGCTAACACCCCGAAAGAGAGTGCCCCCAAAGCATATGCTCCCTCCACGCCTGCCAGTGCAGAACAAGGCTATAACGATGCGCTGAATGCTATGGTTAATCGGTTTATCCGACGCTATTACAAGTCATCACTCGATACGCTCACTCCCCTGGCTAACAACCGCGAAAGTGTTGGGCAGGCTTTTTCTCGGCTTCTCTTCAATCTGGACCCTATCGGTGTGGTGTTAACGGATGAAGAGAAAAAGGCGTTTGAGGATCGCTATCGCGATCTGTTCGTTTATCCCCTAAACCTTTCCACCAAACAGGCTCAGGACTTTTACACCGACTATCGGGAAAAGGAAAACCTCGCCATTAGCGAGATGAAAAACTGGCTGGCCGAAAACGGGGCTGAGGTTTTGAAAAATGCACCAGACAATGCGCTCAGCCTCATTTCAGCGGATAACGGCGATCTGATCGACGACAGAAGGGCAGCGTTCCTGACGTATAAGCTGGTCGCTATCAATGGGTTTACTGACAACCCGGTAGAGACGCTGCGCATTATTGAACGGCAATTGGACTACCATCAGTCGAAAACTGACCGCGTCGATTTTTCCAACATCGGGCTGTTTATTGGCGCCCTGCTTCCTCATTCAGTGACAGGTGTTCGCTATATTTCTGAAAAAGAGTATGAACAAACGACGCTTCCTCCCGTTCCGCACATTGGTGCAACGTTGGCACAAAAACCTGCGTGTTACTCCGTCACGGGGATTACCAACACATCCACCCTTAATGCGGGTTTAATGCCGCTGGACTGTATTGTCGGTGTGACGAGATCCGGGGAGTTTTCAGCACTGGGAGACAGCAACAATGCCAAGCTCCAAGAGCTTGTCACTGGAATGCGCGGTGAAATGGTCACGCTCCATGTTCTGCGCAATAACGGGAGAAACATTACCTTCCTTGATATTCCTGTCCCGTTACAGTTGGACACACTGGCGGATTTCACCTCCAGTGAAAATGGCATCCACACGCAGGGCGTTGATTTCTCCTTAATGAACGTCGACGGCAGACGTGTCGCTTACATTTGGATGGCTTACTTTTACGAAGGTATCGCTGAGGCAACCGGAGAGTTTTTAGAAGCCAATAACCCAGAGCTTGTTGTGTTTGATCTAAGAGGAAACCAAGGAGGCGCTTTGCCAGAGATGGCAGGTTTAGCGGGCCTGTTTCTTGGGGATGAAGGTTTCGGAGTCTATTACGATGCCTTTGGCAGAAGTAAGCGCGTTTCTTCCGAGACCAGCAAGGTATTCGACGGGAAAGTGTTGGTGCTAACCGATGCACAGACAAATTCCGGCGGGGAAATATTGGCGGCTGGGATTCAAAGTTCACCTGATTCGACGGTGATTGGCAAGCCAACTGCAGGTTCTCCCTTGGTGATTCAGTTCCGTTCACTTCACCATATCTATGACTTGTATGATGAGAAATTTGGATACATCAGTTATCCCGTTATGGAGTTTCGTCGGTTAGACGGCTCAAGGTTGAATGAGGGCATATTGCCTGATATTTCGTGGGAGTCTGAGTTACTTAAACAGAGCCCTTACACGCTGCCATACAGAAACAAAGCGGATTTGGAGAAAGAGCTCCGTGAAGTCATCCGTATCAGTGGTCTCTTCCAATGA
- a CDS encoding DUF2927 domain-containing protein codes for MRILIWGLMLSLLSLPALAKWNDPEYVKRAFKIIALSNEYDNQQHPVRKWQKPIRIYIDHRVGDKELHSMLANTQIEDLVRATGHDIKVVNSPENANLRMVFTRQSRWQNETRELWPTQEDFPFRGAICMAHFSSSSQAEIKEALIVIPVDLARERGKLFACVVEELTQAMGLPNDSDKVFPSIFNDGSKNNVMTTLDITLLRLLYSSGVNAGMKEQQVMPLLDSWFKQNPNWLKQSTDMYLKSKFVSEFGLN; via the coding sequence ATGCGAATTCTTATCTGGGGACTGATGCTGTCACTGCTGTCTTTACCTGCTCTGGCAAAATGGAATGACCCTGAGTATGTCAAAAGGGCATTTAAAATCATTGCCCTCAGCAATGAGTATGACAATCAGCAGCATCCTGTCCGCAAGTGGCAAAAACCGATACGTATCTATATTGACCATCGCGTTGGTGACAAAGAGCTTCATAGCATGCTGGCCAATACCCAGATTGAAGATTTGGTGCGGGCAACAGGGCATGACATCAAGGTGGTAAATTCGCCGGAAAACGCCAACCTGCGCATGGTCTTTACCCGTCAGAGCCGCTGGCAGAACGAGACCCGCGAACTGTGGCCGACACAGGAAGATTTTCCGTTCCGCGGTGCTATCTGCATGGCGCATTTTTCTTCTTCATCTCAGGCAGAAATCAAAGAAGCACTGATTGTAATCCCGGTCGACCTCGCCCGCGAACGCGGCAAGCTGTTCGCCTGCGTGGTCGAGGAACTGACGCAGGCGATGGGCCTACCCAATGATTCTGACAAGGTCTTCCCATCCATCTTTAACGATGGCTCTAAAAACAATGTGATGACAACGCTGGATATCACCTTGCTCCGATTACTCTATTCGTCAGGTGTTAATGCAGGCATGAAGGAACAGCAAGTGATGCCGCTTTTAGATAGCTGGTTTAAGCAAAATCCGAACTGGCTGAAGCAATCGACGGATATGTACCTCAAGAGCAAATTCGTGTCTGAGTTTGGGTTGAATTAG
- a CDS encoding DUF2235 domain-containing protein: MTELASYEFGKVEGGFSTLGERALEAVLPQGVSIQKFQSQLASGEYVLLSDAPVTPALRSTTNSMGDKIWQVNPDAESSFSPEAKSALTSRTKAKGFTSRSGSESQAPAEAPYTPEPKVEEKQEKPAQDYEYLFEVACSEEVLASEVGCQFALGKTPTEGSIVSWETKLSDTGTIFSAKATDDKPRKLIAKVASAEKGVSNQPPVKLKPKGTDAVREAFIPVIPALQLGDRLGFPTEGYFYHFHEKKLIQEYKILGEGRWAFQATRSTSFSLNNEQGLNKYQGAILLYWKIDSKVVIDQHLIYLDSPITIEQLGNVNDQWLSEHGVMIDVPSLLDAKKVSTPAKKPYKPKTYNAPVDVVYDHKERLLNGSTLKAINNERLVESGLPVVNLKKLPNNKLTIGVFFDGTGNNLENDKYKEGRGNASRTNVARLFEAYPEKEGEIAKIYVSGVGTLDFDSLEEAIKAIDNDEDMELTGMATGSWDFFGDSDAFDKWTSLIGALRSITKSLEEIGHYGNINHIEFDVFGFSRGAALARHFVNAANVGFPDYNSPVPPPKPSHGPRHHPHRRQKQDQFSVDVVPHLLSSEHTRAGRRCHYYIDKSRSVSVRFVGLFDTVGSFGIPGDNDEDGFNLVLSPSSAETVYHITAHHEYRENFPLTSLKIDGELAENFFEEVYPGAHADVGGGYPSMSQYGKKGLPEHLDFPINDTYNRELLKTAKHIGLQPRDMYMLASREEKFWDKEVQKNFKNPTQYGRVKNVGNTLYYYRLQPINNGLQGLAQERMRQQGAIAGIQWQMSNYEMPQDFNKHAEFSSLNAKLLAIEPGQVNASHWESEIAPNKLLWIHRPHDPLINPGFSNIRAALANDVNRDSKGNMYREIFDNE, translated from the coding sequence ATGACCGAACTTGCATCGTACGAGTTCGGCAAAGTCGAAGGTGGATTTTCGACACTGGGTGAGCGAGCATTGGAAGCCGTGTTGCCTCAAGGTGTCTCCATACAAAAGTTCCAATCCCAGCTCGCATCGGGCGAATATGTGTTACTGAGTGACGCGCCTGTCACGCCAGCTCTGAGATCCACAACCAACTCGATGGGCGATAAGATTTGGCAGGTCAACCCTGATGCTGAATCCAGCTTTTCCCCTGAAGCCAAATCTGCGCTGACTTCCCGAACAAAAGCCAAAGGTTTTACCTCTCGCTCGGGTTCTGAATCTCAAGCGCCTGCAGAAGCGCCTTACACCCCAGAACCTAAAGTGGAAGAAAAACAGGAAAAGCCTGCTCAGGATTACGAGTATCTGTTTGAAGTAGCCTGTTCCGAAGAGGTACTTGCCAGTGAAGTGGGGTGTCAGTTTGCACTGGGTAAAACACCGACGGAAGGAAGCATTGTCAGCTGGGAAACCAAACTCTCGGATACGGGCACTATTTTCTCTGCCAAAGCCACAGATGACAAACCCCGCAAGCTTATCGCTAAAGTTGCGAGTGCAGAAAAAGGCGTGAGTAACCAGCCTCCTGTAAAGCTGAAACCCAAAGGCACAGACGCCGTTCGGGAAGCGTTTATTCCGGTGATCCCAGCCCTTCAACTTGGCGACCGTTTAGGCTTTCCAACTGAAGGTTACTTCTATCATTTCCACGAAAAGAAGCTGATTCAGGAATACAAAATTCTCGGTGAAGGACGCTGGGCATTTCAGGCTACACGTTCAACATCATTTAGCCTGAACAATGAGCAAGGGCTGAATAAATACCAGGGCGCGATTCTGCTCTACTGGAAAATTGACAGCAAAGTCGTTATCGACCAGCATCTTATTTATCTCGACAGCCCGATAACGATTGAGCAACTGGGTAATGTGAATGACCAATGGCTGAGCGAGCATGGCGTGATGATAGACGTCCCGAGCCTGCTTGATGCCAAGAAGGTATCGACACCCGCTAAGAAGCCTTACAAACCGAAAACCTACAATGCGCCTGTTGACGTTGTCTACGACCACAAAGAACGTCTGTTAAACGGCTCAACACTCAAAGCCATCAACAATGAACGATTAGTAGAGAGTGGGTTGCCGGTGGTTAACCTTAAGAAGTTACCAAACAATAAGCTCACCATCGGGGTGTTCTTTGATGGGACGGGGAATAATCTAGAGAACGACAAGTACAAGGAAGGAAGAGGCAATGCTTCCCGCACCAATGTAGCAAGACTGTTTGAAGCTTATCCTGAAAAGGAAGGTGAAATCGCCAAAATCTATGTTTCAGGGGTAGGTACCCTAGACTTTGACTCTCTTGAAGAAGCGATCAAAGCGATAGACAATGACGAAGATATGGAGCTTACAGGCATGGCCACCGGATCTTGGGATTTCTTTGGTGACTCAGATGCTTTTGATAAGTGGACATCTCTCATTGGAGCATTAAGGAGTATCACAAAGTCTCTCGAAGAAATTGGACACTATGGAAATATCAATCACATAGAATTTGATGTTTTCGGGTTTAGTCGTGGAGCTGCGTTGGCTCGTCATTTCGTCAATGCTGCAAATGTCGGATTCCCTGATTACAACTCTCCTGTACCTCCCCCCAAGCCCAGTCACGGACCACGTCATCATCCTCATCGTCGTCAAAAGCAGGATCAATTTAGTGTCGATGTTGTCCCTCACCTTTTGAGCAGCGAGCACACAAGAGCAGGTAGACGGTGCCACTACTATATCGACAAATCGAGAAGTGTCAGCGTTCGTTTTGTTGGCCTATTCGATACAGTTGGGTCCTTCGGTATCCCTGGAGACAATGATGAAGATGGTTTTAATTTAGTCCTTTCACCTTCTAGTGCTGAAACTGTTTATCACATAACAGCTCACCATGAATACAGAGAGAACTTCCCATTAACCTCATTGAAGATTGATGGTGAATTGGCCGAAAACTTCTTCGAAGAGGTATATCCGGGAGCTCATGCAGATGTTGGTGGCGGTTACCCTTCTATGTCCCAATATGGAAAAAAAGGGCTACCAGAGCACCTAGATTTCCCTATTAATGATACTTACAACAGAGAATTGTTAAAAACAGCCAAGCATATCGGGTTGCAACCTAGAGATATGTATATGCTAGCCAGCCGTGAAGAAAAATTTTGGGATAAAGAAGTGCAAAAAAACTTCAAAAATCCAACGCAATATGGCCGTGTTAAAAATGTTGGAAATACCCTGTATTACTACAGGCTTCAACCAATCAACAATGGACTTCAAGGCTTGGCACAGGAAAGAATGAGGCAACAAGGTGCAATTGCTGGCATCCAATGGCAAATGAGCAACTATGAAATGCCTCAAGACTTCAATAAACATGCCGAATTCTCCTCACTTAATGCAAAACTATTGGCAATAGAGCCTGGGCAAGTCAATGCAAGCCACTGGGAAAGTGAAATAGCGCCAAATAAGCTTCTTTGGATACACAGGCCTCATGACCCTTTAATAAACCCCGGTTTCTCAAATATCAGAGCTGCACTTGCAAACGACGTTAACCGAGATTCGAAAGGGAATATGTACAGGGAGATTTTTGATAATGAGTAG
- a CDS encoding LysR substrate-binding domain-containing protein produces the protein MQTLKSQHLGALYTFSEVGRHNTLTSAAKAMHLTTGAVSQQLLQLEQQLGFTLLERHSRGIRLTEKGKQLHQNVSFHLAEIDAEIASLQRNTGKKQEIRLKLTPSFAFKWLVPKLESFHDVNPDIQVQIFAEGALVNADTRDFDLAIDYRPHPFKHPNAELLLDEYLLPVMNPRYLERHQWLQNDAGKSEHWQGVTLLHDAMPWEKAEKDLEWRNWAKAMQLSVPTDRGHFFNRTDMAMSAAEAGVGIAMARMALIDNELETGRLVSPFSPIKANAGYYLISNVQDESTESFVKWLKGMI, from the coding sequence ATGCAAACACTCAAAAGCCAACATCTCGGTGCCCTTTATACTTTTTCGGAAGTTGGGAGGCACAACACATTAACCAGTGCCGCTAAAGCCATGCACTTGACTACCGGGGCGGTGAGCCAACAGTTGCTGCAACTGGAGCAGCAACTGGGCTTCACTCTGCTTGAACGTCACTCCCGTGGTATTCGTCTGACCGAAAAGGGTAAACAGCTTCATCAAAATGTGAGTTTCCATTTAGCAGAAATTGATGCAGAAATCGCCAGCTTGCAGCGTAACACCGGAAAGAAACAGGAAATCCGCCTCAAGCTCACGCCCTCTTTTGCGTTTAAATGGCTGGTACCGAAACTCGAAAGCTTCCACGACGTTAACCCGGACATTCAGGTGCAAATTTTCGCTGAAGGCGCACTGGTAAACGCGGACACGCGGGACTTTGACCTTGCCATCGACTATCGCCCGCATCCTTTCAAACACCCGAATGCCGAACTTCTGCTGGACGAATACCTGCTGCCGGTGATGAACCCAAGATACCTGGAGCGTCATCAGTGGCTGCAAAACGATGCTGGTAAATCCGAACATTGGCAGGGAGTCACCTTGCTGCACGATGCCATGCCATGGGAAAAAGCGGAGAAAGATTTGGAGTGGAGAAACTGGGCCAAGGCAATGCAGCTTTCGGTACCCACCGACCGCGGCCACTTCTTCAACCGGACTGATATGGCCATGTCTGCCGCCGAAGCGGGCGTAGGCATTGCCATGGCACGGATGGCGCTTATCGACAATGAGCTGGAAACGGGAAGGTTGGTGTCACCGTTTTCGCCCATCAAAGCCAACGCAGGGTATTACCTGATCAGCAATGTGCAGGATGAGAGTACGGAGAGCTTTGTGAAGTGGTTGAAGGGGATGATTTAA
- a CDS encoding D-amino acid dehydrogenase, producing the protein MKALVLGSGVVGLMSAWYLQQAGYKVTVVDRQSKAGEETSFANAGQISYGYSSPWAAPGIPQKAIRWLMEEHAALKVKPTLDPQLIKWATQVLSNCQLDRYQVNKSRMLGIANHSRECLLALRDKHNIEYQGRQKGTLQIFRNQKQLDAVEKDIALLEQSGTRYQRMTVEDCIKQEPGLASVSHKLTGGLYLPDDETGDCYLFCQQMTELAKAHGVEFMFDTEVKNVKREGTRIVSVVTDKGELEADAYVVAMGSYSTKFMAGLGLSIPVYPVKGYSLTVPITDEMQAPTSTVMDETYKVALTRFDDRIRVAGTAELAGFDPSIPEKRKATISMVVKDLFPHSGDFDKAEFWTGFRPMTPDGTPLIGKTPFDNLFTNTGHGTLGWTMACGSGHLLAQIISKEITSNVEGLDYFRYAG; encoded by the coding sequence ATGAAAGCATTGGTATTGGGAAGTGGCGTTGTTGGTTTGATGAGCGCCTGGTATTTACAGCAGGCAGGCTACAAAGTCACTGTTGTTGATCGCCAATCTAAAGCGGGCGAAGAAACCAGTTTCGCCAATGCAGGGCAAATTTCCTATGGTTACTCTTCCCCTTGGGCGGCCCCCGGTATTCCGCAAAAAGCCATTCGCTGGCTGATGGAAGAACACGCAGCGCTGAAGGTCAAGCCGACGCTGGATCCTCAGTTGATCAAGTGGGCGACACAAGTGCTGTCGAACTGTCAGCTTGATCGTTATCAGGTGAACAAATCCCGCATGTTGGGCATTGCTAACCACAGCCGTGAGTGTCTGCTCGCGCTTCGTGACAAGCACAACATCGAATATCAGGGCCGTCAGAAAGGCACACTGCAAATCTTCCGTAATCAGAAGCAACTCGATGCGGTAGAAAAAGACATCGCCCTTCTGGAGCAAAGCGGCACCCGCTATCAACGTATGACGGTCGAAGATTGCATCAAGCAAGAGCCGGGATTGGCGTCTGTGAGCCACAAGCTGACTGGCGGTCTCTACCTGCCGGATGACGAAACGGGCGATTGCTACCTGTTCTGCCAACAAATGACCGAGCTTGCCAAAGCGCACGGCGTGGAGTTTATGTTCGACACCGAAGTGAAGAATGTGAAACGTGAAGGCACCCGCATTGTCAGCGTGGTAACGGACAAAGGCGAGCTGGAAGCAGACGCTTATGTGGTCGCGATGGGCAGCTACTCGACCAAGTTTATGGCAGGTCTTGGTCTGAGTATTCCTGTGTACCCGGTGAAAGGTTACTCGCTCACCGTGCCAATCACTGATGAAATGCAGGCACCGACATCAACCGTGATGGACGAAACCTACAAAGTCGCCCTGACCCGCTTTGACGATCGTATCCGTGTCGCAGGCACCGCTGAGTTGGCAGGCTTCGATCCTTCTATTCCGGAAAAGCGCAAAGCGACGATTTCTATGGTGGTGAAAGATCTGTTCCCACACAGCGGCGATTTCGACAAAGCCGAGTTCTGGACAGGTTTCCGCCCGATGACGCCAGACGGCACGCCGCTGATTGGTAAAACGCCGTTCGACAATCTGTTCACCAATACCGGTCACGGAACGCTGGGCTGGACCATGGCATGTGGCTCTGGTCATCTGCTGGCGCAAATCATCTCCAAAGAGATCACCAGTAATGTCGAGGGTCTGGATTACTTCCGCTACGCGGGATAA
- the hdhA gene encoding 7-alpha-hydroxysteroid dehydrogenase, which produces MSVIQQFSLDGQVAIVTGAAAGIGRRIAEVFADAGAEVVVSDLDLDAANEVACNINTTGRHAIAAACNVTKEEDRAALVERAVTTFGKVTILANNAGGGGPKPFDMPMADFEWAYQLNVFAPFRLMQLCAPEMEKAGGGAVLNISSMAGENKNWMMASYGSSKAAINHLTRNTAFDLGTRGIRVNAIAPGAIRTAALEKVLTPDNEKAMLKHTPLGRLGKTDDIALAALFLCSPAAAWVSGQVLTVSGGGSQELS; this is translated from the coding sequence ATGTCAGTCATTCAACAGTTCAGCCTTGATGGTCAGGTCGCCATTGTGACCGGCGCAGCCGCGGGAATTGGTCGCCGGATAGCAGAAGTGTTTGCTGATGCAGGCGCAGAGGTGGTGGTGAGCGATTTGGATTTGGATGCTGCTAACGAAGTCGCCTGCAATATCAATACGACGGGCAGACATGCTATCGCCGCAGCCTGTAACGTCACCAAAGAAGAAGACAGAGCTGCACTGGTTGAACGTGCTGTCACGACGTTTGGCAAGGTAACTATCCTTGCCAACAATGCTGGCGGTGGCGGCCCCAAACCCTTCGACATGCCCATGGCAGATTTTGAGTGGGCGTATCAACTCAATGTATTTGCACCGTTCAGGCTGATGCAGCTTTGCGCGCCGGAGATGGAAAAAGCCGGCGGAGGCGCGGTGCTTAATATCAGTTCGATGGCTGGCGAAAACAAGAACTGGATGATGGCCTCTTATGGCTCTTCGAAAGCCGCCATCAATCATCTCACACGCAACACCGCTTTTGATTTAGGTACCAGGGGCATTCGCGTGAATGCCATTGCGCCAGGGGCTATCCGCACAGCGGCGCTGGAGAAAGTGCTCACCCCGGATAATGAAAAAGCCATGCTGAAACACACGCCCCTCGGAAGGCTCGGGAAAACCGATGATATTGCGCTCGCCGCACTGTTTCTGTGCTCACCCGCGGCAGCTTGGGTGAGTGGTCAAGTGCTGACTGTCAGCGGCGGTGGTTCACAGGAATTGAGCTGA
- a CDS encoding SRPBCC family protein → MLRKLLPFIVMLAGIVGVSMANAHGPSRLKVSESVTINAPADKVWKTAGAFDSLSWLPPVTKVVMESGNPTEKGAVRVVYVGDQSVTEEIKRYNPDAMMLKYKITKENTALLPVTNYQSTIKVKAEGDKSIVTWKAGFYRGYPNNDPPENLNDATAISAITSLYKAGLDNLKAEMEK, encoded by the coding sequence ATGTTACGAAAACTACTTCCCTTCATTGTGATGCTGGCAGGGATTGTCGGCGTTTCCATGGCCAATGCTCATGGCCCATCAAGGCTCAAAGTCTCTGAGTCTGTCACCATCAATGCGCCGGCTGACAAAGTTTGGAAAACCGCGGGAGCATTCGACAGCCTTTCCTGGTTGCCACCTGTCACCAAAGTGGTCATGGAATCAGGAAACCCGACCGAGAAAGGGGCGGTTCGCGTGGTGTATGTGGGTGACCAGAGCGTGACGGAAGAGATCAAACGCTACAACCCTGACGCCATGATGCTCAAATACAAGATCACCAAAGAAAACACTGCCTTGCTTCCTGTCACCAATTACCAGTCCACCATCAAAGTGAAAGCAGAAGGTGATAAAAGTATCGTGACGTGGAAGGCGGGATTCTACCGTGGCTATCCGAACAACGATCCGCCTGAAAACCTCAACGACGCAACAGCCATTTCAGCCATCACCAGCCTCTATAAAGCGGGTTTGGACAACCTGAAAGCAGAGATGGAAAAGTAA
- a CDS encoding sphingomyelin phosphodiesterase has translation MKKWALLLSFLTTTNVLAGSDVYLTNNSSQTLTINIDHSGSDLLEHGDEWFQHTQTLGPWETQPVLTFNRWEGVKAGKEYRFTTVVTNESGQQSMLHQVMKGHWSHSSISYGVSADDVPLHMKNDRNIHRFHTSLFLDRPTELAMKSVATARYDDLYYTITPEKIDEPEAPSEDTLKVMTYNIWALPLIASHIGDRFNIIPEYVKGYDVVALQEVFANGRGSFLRKLAAEYPYQTRMLSQNSSNIYDGGVIIVSRYPIVNETQFVFPDCSGTDCFADKGVNYAEIIKGGKAYHVFATHTASFDTDTAREYRQRQFQQIRALANSLDISANDTVIYSGDFNVNKLKFPGDYQQMIENLAAIEPTYSGYTESTFDPRINNFAGEALSGGEHIEYLDYVMISREYGSTTATNDNRVDVPRTTDARLWKHWNLSDHFPVTAVIQQ, from the coding sequence ATGAAAAAATGGGCTTTATTATTATCTTTTTTAACAACAACAAACGTACTTGCTGGTAGCGATGTCTACCTAACAAACAACTCTAGCCAGACTCTCACTATCAATATTGATCATTCCGGCTCTGACTTACTTGAACATGGAGATGAATGGTTCCAACATACTCAAACATTGGGGCCTTGGGAGACTCAACCCGTGTTGACTTTCAATCGATGGGAGGGGGTTAAAGCAGGTAAAGAATATCGCTTCACCACTGTAGTCACCAATGAATCTGGTCAGCAATCTATGTTGCACCAAGTCATGAAAGGTCATTGGAGTCACTCTTCTATTTCCTATGGTGTCAGCGCAGATGATGTGCCTTTACACATGAAGAATGACCGGAATATTCACCGTTTCCATACCTCATTGTTTCTGGACCGTCCTACAGAGCTGGCCATGAAGTCTGTTGCCACCGCCAGGTATGACGATCTTTATTACACCATCACTCCTGAGAAAATAGACGAGCCTGAAGCCCCATCTGAAGATACGTTAAAAGTCATGACGTATAACATTTGGGCTTTACCATTGATTGCCTCTCATATCGGAGACCGGTTCAATATCATCCCTGAATACGTGAAAGGCTATGATGTTGTTGCGCTGCAAGAAGTCTTTGCTAATGGGAGAGGCAGCTTCCTCCGCAAACTGGCCGCTGAATATCCTTATCAAACCCGAATGCTGAGTCAGAATAGTTCAAATATATATGATGGTGGTGTGATCATTGTCAGCCGCTACCCTATCGTGAATGAAACACAATTTGTCTTCCCTGATTGCTCGGGTACAGATTGCTTCGCAGATAAAGGGGTAAATTACGCGGAGATCATCAAAGGCGGAAAGGCCTATCATGTCTTTGCCACACATACGGCTTCTTTTGATACCGACACCGCAAGAGAATACAGGCAGCGACAGTTCCAACAAATTCGGGCTCTCGCAAATTCACTCGATATTTCTGCAAATGATACCGTCATCTACAGCGGAGACTTCAACGTGAACAAACTTAAGTTTCCCGGTGACTATCAACAGATGATCGAGAACCTCGCTGCTATCGAACCCACCTACTCGGGCTACACCGAATCAACATTTGATCCACGTATCAACAATTTTGCCGGTGAAGCGCTATCCGGTGGAGAGCACATAGAATATCTCGACTACGTCATGATCAGCAGGGAGTATGGCTCAACTACCGCGACCAATGACAACCGCGTCGATGTTCCCAGAACAACAGACGCGAGACTATGGAAACACTGGAATCTGTCTGATCACTTTCCTGTCACCGCGGTGATTCAGCAATGA